In one window of Ignavibacteriales bacterium DNA:
- the rpiB gene encoding ribose 5-phosphate isomerase B — MIALGSDHAGFEYKEKIKTLLTSMNFKFHDFGTHSTTSCDYPDYAHAVATSVSKGDSKYGILVCGTGIGMAITANKHSGIRAANIESKEASIWARAHNNTNILCIGARLTEWEIVAEIVNFFLSTAFEGGRHKIRVKKIHSLTNL; from the coding sequence ATGATTGCACTTGGATCCGATCATGCAGGTTTTGAATATAAGGAGAAGATAAAAACGCTTCTCACTTCGATGAATTTTAAATTCCATGATTTTGGAACACATTCAACAACGTCGTGCGATTATCCTGATTATGCTCATGCAGTTGCAACAAGTGTGAGCAAGGGTGATTCTAAATACGGTATCTTAGTTTGCGGAACAGGTATTGGTATGGCAATCACGGCGAACAAACATTCAGGTATCCGCGCTGCAAATATTGAATCAAAAGAAGCCTCAATCTGGGCACGGGCGCATAACAACACCAACATCCTTTGCATTGGAGCTCGCTTAACAGAATGGGAAATCGTTGCAGAAATTGTAAATTTTTTCCTCTCGACTGCTTTTGAAGGAGGAAGACATAAAATCCGGGTCAAAAAAATTCATTCACTAACAAATCTTTAA
- a CDS encoding serine hydroxymethyltransferase, with amino-acid sequence MNTLRQQDPEVFNTIQNETNRQNTKLELIASENFVSRAVLEAIGSVMTNKYAEGYPGKRYYGGCEYVDMAEDLARDRAKKLFGAEYSNVQPHSGSQANMTVYFTFVKPGDKVMGMNLSHGGHLTHGSPVNFSGQLYNFVAYGVKKETGYIDYDEVESIALKEKPKMITVGASAYSRNIDYKAFRVIADKIGAFLFADIAHPAGLIAKKLLNDPLPHCHVVTSTTHKTLRGPRGGLILMGKDFENPFGIVAPKSGRRKIMSELIDSMVIPGIQGGPLMHIIAAKAVGFGENLQPQFEEYAKQVIKNAKALAAKLMSLGYNIISGGTDNHLMLIDLRNKNLTGKAAQEALDPAGITVNKNGVPFDDKSPLITSGIRVGTPALTTRGMKEPEMEIVGELIDEVLRNIGNLDIARQVEQKVKELCVKFPLYVQ; translated from the coding sequence ATGAACACCTTACGCCAGCAAGACCCCGAAGTTTTTAATACTATCCAGAACGAAACCAATCGCCAAAATACCAAACTCGAACTCATCGCTTCCGAAAATTTCGTAAGCCGCGCCGTCCTTGAAGCAATCGGCTCGGTTATGACAAATAAATATGCTGAAGGTTATCCTGGCAAACGCTATTACGGCGGTTGTGAATATGTGGACATGGCAGAAGATTTGGCAAGAGACCGTGCGAAAAAATTATTCGGTGCCGAGTATTCGAATGTTCAACCGCACTCCGGTTCACAGGCAAACATGACGGTCTATTTCACTTTTGTAAAACCGGGTGATAAAGTTATGGGCATGAATCTTTCTCATGGTGGACATCTCACACACGGTTCACCGGTAAATTTCTCAGGCCAGCTTTACAATTTTGTGGCCTATGGTGTTAAAAAGGAAACCGGCTACATCGATTATGATGAAGTTGAGTCAATCGCTTTAAAAGAAAAACCAAAGATGATCACAGTTGGAGCAAGCGCTTACTCGCGCAACATCGATTATAAAGCATTCCGTGTTATCGCAGATAAAATTGGTGCGTTTTTGTTTGCAGATATCGCACATCCGGCGGGATTGATTGCAAAAAAATTATTAAACGATCCTCTTCCCCATTGCCATGTAGTAACTTCAACAACACACAAAACACTTCGCGGTCCGCGTGGCGGATTAATTTTAATGGGTAAAGATTTTGAAAATCCATTCGGCATTGTTGCACCGAAATCAGGAAGAAGAAAGATAATGTCGGAATTAATTGATTCGATGGTTATTCCCGGAATTCAGGGTGGACCTTTAATGCACATTATTGCTGCAAAGGCAGTCGGGTTTGGCGAAAATTTGCAACCACAATTCGAAGAATATGCGAAACAGGTAATTAAAAATGCAAAAGCACTCGCCGCTAAATTGATGAGTTTGGGATATAATATTATTTCCGGTGGCACCGATAACCATTTAATGCTAATTGATTTAAGGAATAAAAACCTCACAGGCAAAGCAGCGCAGGAAGCTCTTGATCCTGCCGGAATCACTGTTAATAAAAATGGCGTGCCGTTCGATGATAAGAGTCCGTTAATAACGAGCGGTATTCGTGTCGGCACACCTGCTCTGACAACACGCGGAATGAAAGAACCGGAGATGGAGATTGTTGGTGAGTTGATCGATGAAGTTTTGAGAAATATCGGTAATCTTGATATTGCCCGACAAGTAGAACAAAAAGTGAAAGAACTTTGTGTGAAATTTCCACTTTATGTTCAATAA
- a CDS encoding polyprenyl synthetase family protein: MDLKEILEPIDKDLEIFDAHFKKAIRSKIAFVDLIARYIVKQKGKRIRPALVLLTAKACGGINDSTHRGASQVEILHTATLIHDDVVDDADTRRGFPSINAVWKNKIAVLMGDYMLAKGLLLSLDNNDFQFLKITSDAVRRMSEAEILQIKKSRDLDIDETTYLKIISDKTASLFATCCEIGATSATKDESVHRAMHRFGENLGMVFQIRDDLLDYTSRKSITGKPTGLDVQEKKLTLPLIYSLSQAPKGEAKDIVRTIKNGAKKKELQTIIDFARQYGGIDYTIKRADEYSKLALESVAPLPDSSSKTSLQEFVKFVMEREK, encoded by the coding sequence ATGGATTTAAAAGAAATATTAGAACCGATCGATAAAGATTTAGAAATCTTCGACGCTCATTTTAAGAAAGCGATACGATCCAAAATCGCTTTTGTTGATTTAATTGCACGTTACATTGTGAAGCAAAAAGGAAAGCGAATACGCCCTGCTCTTGTGCTTCTGACTGCAAAAGCTTGCGGCGGAATAAACGATAGTACACACCGTGGAGCGTCGCAGGTTGAGATATTGCACACGGCAACACTTATACACGACGATGTGGTTGATGATGCAGATACTCGGCGCGGCTTTCCTTCCATCAATGCGGTATGGAAAAATAAAATCGCAGTTCTCATGGGTGATTATATGCTTGCAAAAGGTTTGCTTTTGTCACTCGACAACAACGATTTTCAATTTTTAAAAATTACCTCCGATGCTGTCAGACGAATGAGTGAAGCGGAGATATTACAGATCAAAAAAAGCCGCGATCTCGATATCGATGAAACAACTTATTTAAAAATTATTTCAGATAAAACTGCCTCTCTCTTTGCAACATGCTGCGAAATAGGTGCCACAAGTGCAACAAAAGATGAATCTGTTCATAGGGCAATGCATCGGTTCGGGGAAAACCTTGGAATGGTTTTTCAGATTCGCGATGATCTGCTCGATTACACGAGCCGCAAGAGCATTACAGGTAAACCTACCGGGTTGGATGTGCAGGAGAAAAAACTTACACTGCCGTTAATTTACTCGTTAAGTCAGGCACCCAAAGGAGAGGCAAAGGATATTGTGCGGACAATAAAGAACGGAGCAAAAAAGAAAGAGCTTCAAACAATTATCGATTTTGCAAGACAATATGGAGGAATCGACTACACGATCAAACGCGCGGATGAATATTCTAAACTCGCACTTGAATCAGTTGCACCACTTCCCGATTCTTCTTCCAAGACATCTCTGCAGGAATTTGTTAAGTTTGTGATGGAGAGGGAAAAGTAG
- the ispG gene encoding flavodoxin-dependent (E)-4-hydroxy-3-methylbut-2-enyl-diphosphate synthase, producing MQNNPQSIEHASHKVGIRRVTRQVNVGGVLVGGNAPISVQTMTKSKTSNVAATVAQIKQAAIAGCDIARVTVNDEPAADAIAEIVKQSPIPVVADIHFNHIFALKSIEANVAKVRLNPGNIGSRDRIHQVLTAAKAKGIPIRIGVNSGSLEEDILEKHGYPTAEALFESAMRHVEICDEFNFKDVIISVKSTDVKLMIEAYRLIAQRTDIPLHLGVTEAGPTKVGTIKSAVGIGTLLAEGIGDTIRVSLTDDPVKEVEVGKEILRSLSLATRNVELIACPTCGRLEVDLFGIMKELEEKLSGVKKPIKIAVLGCVVNGPGEASEADIGIAAGKGVAILYRKGVVVKKIKEEEIVSAILEEVEKFQPL from the coding sequence ATGCAAAATAACCCTCAATCTATAGAGCACGCCTCACACAAAGTTGGAATTCGGCGAGTGACTCGTCAAGTTAATGTTGGCGGAGTTCTTGTCGGGGGCAATGCGCCAATCTCTGTTCAAACCATGACTAAGTCGAAGACATCGAATGTCGCAGCTACAGTTGCGCAAATTAAGCAAGCGGCTATTGCAGGATGCGATATTGCCCGTGTAACAGTGAACGATGAACCCGCTGCCGATGCTATTGCAGAAATAGTTAAACAATCTCCAATACCGGTTGTTGCGGATATACATTTCAATCATATCTTCGCTCTGAAATCTATTGAAGCGAATGTTGCTAAAGTTCGATTGAATCCTGGGAATATCGGTTCAAGAGACAGAATCCACCAAGTTCTCACAGCCGCGAAAGCAAAAGGAATTCCGATACGAATAGGTGTGAATTCCGGTTCGCTTGAAGAAGATATTCTGGAAAAGCACGGTTATCCAACAGCCGAGGCATTATTCGAAAGCGCTATGCGGCATGTTGAGATTTGTGACGAGTTTAATTTTAAAGATGTGATAATCTCTGTGAAGTCGACAGATGTGAAGTTGATGATTGAAGCATATCGGTTAATTGCACAGCGGACAGATATTCCACTGCATCTTGGGGTAACGGAAGCCGGACCAACGAAAGTTGGAACGATCAAATCTGCAGTTGGGATCGGAACTCTTTTAGCGGAGGGGATTGGAGATACAATCCGTGTTTCTCTCACCGATGATCCTGTAAAAGAAGTTGAAGTTGGGAAGGAAATTCTTCGCTCATTAAGTTTAGCAACACGTAATGTGGAATTGATCGCCTGTCCGACGTGCGGCAGATTAGAAGTTGATCTATTCGGTATAATGAAAGAACTCGAGGAAAAACTTTCTGGTGTGAAAAAACCGATTAAGATAGCCGTTCTAGGTTGTGTTGTTAACGGACCCGGTGAAGCAAGTGAAGCCGACATCGGCATTGCGGCAGGAAAGGGAGTTGCTATTCTTTACCGGAAGGGTGTGGTAGTGAAAAAAATAAAAGAGGAGGAAATTGTTTCTGCAATTTTGGAGGAGGTTGAAAAATTCCAGCCGTTATAA
- a CDS encoding phosphoglycerate kinase, with amino-acid sequence MNKKTVKDIDLKGKRVLMRVDFNVPMDKGIVTDDKRIRAALPTIQYVFDQGASLIVMSHLGRPKGVGFEPEFSLKPASESLSKLLNKPVKMAPDCIGTEVESLVNNLKPGELLMLENVRFHKEEEKNDLEFAKKLAMLGDVYVNDAFGSAHRAHASTEGVAKYIPAVSGFLMQQELEYLSKATMNPERPYVAILGGAKISDKIAVIENLLTKCDTLIIGGGMANTFLAAKGFNMAESLVEKSAVDTAKNIIAKAGDKLSLPTDGVVGFKSDPQAQPKIVDADKVPSGGSMMDIGPMSIEKFSAILKNAKLVVWNGPMGVFEDPRYSEGTFAIAKLLASCGATTVIGGGDSASAVKKSGVAKQMSHVSTGGGASLEFLEGKILPGVAALMNK; translated from the coding sequence ATGAATAAGAAAACTGTAAAGGATATTGATCTCAAAGGTAAACGCGTTCTGATGCGTGTCGATTTCAATGTCCCAATGGATAAAGGAATCGTAACCGATGATAAACGTATACGCGCGGCACTTCCAACGATCCAATATGTTTTTGATCAGGGCGCTTCGTTGATAGTGATGAGTCATTTAGGTCGTCCCAAAGGAGTTGGCTTCGAACCTGAGTTTAGTTTGAAACCGGCTTCTGAATCGCTTTCAAAATTGTTGAACAAACCGGTAAAGATGGCGCCCGATTGTATTGGAACAGAGGTTGAGTCACTGGTGAATAATTTGAAACCGGGTGAACTGCTTATGTTGGAGAATGTCCGTTTCCATAAAGAAGAAGAAAAGAACGATCTTGAGTTTGCAAAAAAACTTGCCATGCTCGGAGATGTATATGTGAACGATGCTTTCGGTTCCGCGCACCGCGCTCATGCAAGCACAGAAGGTGTTGCAAAATATATTCCCGCAGTTTCAGGTTTTCTCATGCAGCAGGAATTGGAATATTTAAGCAAAGCCACAATGAATCCCGAGCGGCCGTATGTTGCTATTCTTGGCGGCGCTAAGATCAGTGATAAGATCGCGGTGATTGAGAACTTATTGACTAAGTGTGACACACTGATTATCGGCGGCGGTATGGCGAATACTTTCCTCGCCGCAAAGGGATTCAACATGGCAGAAAGTTTAGTGGAAAAGAGCGCTGTTGATACTGCGAAAAATATTATAGCCAAAGCAGGTGATAAACTTTCATTGCCTACGGATGGCGTTGTTGGTTTTAAATCCGATCCGCAAGCCCAACCGAAAATTGTTGATGCTGATAAAGTACCAAGTGGCGGAAGCATGATGGATATCGGTCCGATGAGTATCGAAAAATTCAGTGCAATTCTGAAAAATGCAAAACTTGTCGTCTGGAACGGCCCGATGGGAGTTTTCGAAGATCCGCGGTACTCGGAAGGAACGTTCGCGATTGCGAAGCTCTTGGCTTCATGCGGCGCAACCACCGTCATTGGTGGAGGTGATAGCGCGTCGGCAGTAAAAAAATCCGGAGTTGCAAAACAAATGTCTCATGTATCTACAGGTGGCGGGGCTTCACTCGAATTTCTGGAGGGGAAAATTCTTCCCGGTGTAGCCGCGTTAATGAACAAATAA
- a CDS encoding DNRLRE domain-containing protein — protein sequence MKYINYIFILAIIIAGILPGCSDDPGILGTGMISPYDTLSVATTELFSTADTSFLYRFSGTSHIMVGKYSTGGSNIESRGLMQFSEITSVPDSAIIDTAYVTLNLNYSVPDTIGNIRFGIYEMNVNWDQSTFLWDSLDGSYNPTVKYDFQQSFTGLKNINIPIDSLAEKWVRNKIDKPNGILLVPGLDGSDIIIGSRFLTLADKSPKLTIAYHITGDTIKHFIKNAVQTTFVSNAAIPIVDTTILVQSGIGYRGKIQFNLNSLPKHISITRAILELSSDTSDPLSISRTHDSLLVHLIRKNYYPFDSTALGTLCSPVIKNGYKIYRADIKTIVQSWLVREPNHGLLIRPYSENYSFDHFSIFNNKAASQLKPKLSIIYTKLP from the coding sequence ATGAAATACATAAATTATATTTTTATTTTAGCAATAATCATTGCCGGTATTCTCCCCGGATGCAGCGATGATCCGGGCATCCTCGGCACCGGGATGATCTCACCATACGACACACTTTCGGTGGCAACTACTGAATTATTTTCAACTGCCGATACATCTTTTTTATACCGATTTAGCGGCACTTCACATATTATGGTAGGAAAGTATTCAACCGGAGGTTCAAATATCGAATCTCGCGGCCTTATGCAATTCTCTGAAATAACATCAGTTCCCGATTCGGCAATCATAGACACTGCGTATGTTACTCTCAATCTCAATTATTCCGTCCCAGATACCATCGGGAACATTCGCTTCGGAATCTATGAGATGAATGTAAATTGGGACCAATCTACTTTTTTGTGGGATTCGTTGGATGGTTCCTATAACCCGACTGTCAAATATGATTTTCAACAATCATTTACCGGACTAAAAAACATCAACATCCCGATAGATTCTCTCGCTGAGAAATGGGTTCGGAACAAGATAGATAAGCCCAACGGTATTCTTTTGGTGCCGGGTTTAGATGGCAGCGATATTATTATAGGATCCAGATTTTTAACACTTGCGGATAAATCACCAAAGCTTACGATTGCATATCATATCACAGGCGATACGATCAAACATTTCATAAAAAATGCGGTACAAACCACATTCGTCTCGAATGCGGCAATACCGATTGTAGATACAACAATTTTAGTACAGAGCGGGATCGGTTATCGCGGGAAAATTCAGTTCAACTTGAATAGTTTACCGAAACATATCAGCATAACTCGCGCGATACTTGAACTATCATCCGATACAAGTGATCCTCTGTCAATTTCGCGCACCCACGATTCACTTTTAGTTCACTTGATTCGAAAAAATTACTATCCTTTCGATTCAACCGCTCTCGGAACACTTTGCTCACCTGTAATCAAGAACGGATATAAAATTTATCGTGCCGATATAAAAACCATCGTGCAAAGCTGGCTTGTTCGTGAACCGAACCACGGTCTGCTCATCAGACCTTATTCTGAGAATTATTCGTTCGATCATTTTTCTATTTTCAACAATAAGGCGGCATCACAACTGAAACCAAAATTATCAATCATCTACACAAAGTTACCATAA
- a CDS encoding HAD family hydrolase, whose amino-acid sequence MNRAGIFLDRDGTIVEEVDYLRSPSQIQLLAESAEAIRFANELGLLLFIVTNQSGIARGLLTENELEIIHSELTTQLKNKGARIDGLYYCPHHPEFGSERYRRDCECRKPKTGMLHQAAKDHNVDLLKSFVVGDKMIDIQTGNNCGARTILVLTGYGNEELKICRLNNIHIDFIANDLIEAMNFIRENINKQSPETIKTS is encoded by the coding sequence ATGAACCGCGCCGGCATTTTTTTAGATCGCGATGGAACGATCGTTGAAGAAGTGGATTATCTTCGTTCCCCCTCACAAATTCAACTTCTTGCTGAATCAGCCGAAGCCATTCGCTTTGCGAACGAACTTGGCTTACTTCTCTTCATCGTCACAAACCAATCGGGTATTGCTCGCGGTCTTTTAACCGAAAATGAACTTGAAATAATTCATTCTGAATTAACGACTCAGCTTAAAAACAAAGGCGCCAGGATTGATGGATTGTATTACTGCCCGCATCATCCCGAATTCGGATCTGAGCGATACAGAAGAGATTGCGAATGCCGTAAACCGAAAACCGGAATGCTTCATCAGGCGGCAAAAGACCACAATGTCGATCTGTTAAAATCTTTTGTTGTTGGAGATAAAATGATCGACATCCAAACCGGGAACAATTGCGGCGCACGAACGATTCTTGTCCTTACCGGTTATGGCAATGAAGAATTAAAAATCTGTCGTCTTAACAATATTCACATAGATTTTATTGCGAATGATTTAATTGAAGCAATGAATTTTATACGAGAAAATATTAACAAACAATCACCTGAAACCATCAAAACCTCATGA
- a CDS encoding rhomboid family intramembrane serine protease, whose translation MSYYRYSSSSYSRPSFFGGFKFFPPVIKALLISNVAVYFLASFFSLFRIQGMPLSVFIDTILPLYPIGSGFYVWQLFTYMFMHGGLMHLLFNMLALWMFGMELENLWGSKKFFLYYMLCGLGAGLSNLFIAPLFAAGGPTVGASGAVYGVLIAFGMLFPERPIFIYFLLPIRAKYFVLLYIGIEIYAGVTGTMDGIAHFAHLGGAAVGFLYLIAERKGFSFDRFIPRRKMTYVSGGKEYEYASSGRADIADASYFDLRDERKSDAEKSVDDILDKINQHSYQSLTEEERRILFEASKKLN comes from the coding sequence ATGTCATACTATCGATACTCCAGTTCAAGCTATTCCAGACCCTCGTTTTTCGGCGGGTTTAAGTTTTTTCCTCCTGTAATCAAAGCCCTTCTGATCAGTAATGTAGCAGTATATTTTCTTGCGAGCTTCTTCAGTTTATTCCGCATTCAAGGAATGCCATTGTCTGTTTTCATAGATACGATACTTCCTTTATATCCGATCGGAAGCGGATTTTACGTGTGGCAGTTGTTCACATATATGTTCATGCACGGCGGACTGATGCATTTACTTTTCAACATGTTAGCTTTGTGGATGTTCGGCATGGAATTGGAAAATCTGTGGGGCTCAAAGAAATTTTTCTTGTACTACATGCTGTGTGGTCTTGGCGCAGGTCTGTCGAATCTTTTTATCGCTCCGTTGTTTGCCGCGGGCGGTCCAACTGTTGGCGCATCAGGCGCTGTCTACGGTGTTCTTATTGCGTTTGGCATGTTATTTCCCGAAAGACCGATCTTTATTTATTTTCTCCTTCCCATTCGAGCGAAATATTTTGTTCTGCTTTATATCGGTATTGAAATATACGCGGGTGTTACCGGCACAATGGACGGCATTGCGCACTTTGCTCACCTCGGAGGTGCCGCGGTTGGTTTTCTGTATCTGATTGCCGAACGGAAGGGCTTTTCATTTGATCGTTTTATCCCAAGACGTAAAATGACTTATGTAAGCGGTGGAAAGGAATATGAGTATGCGTCGTCGGGAAGAGCGGATATAGCGGATGCAAGTTACTTCGATCTGCGTGATGAAAGAAAATCTGATGCTGAAAAAAGTGTTGATGATATTCTCGATAAAATTAATCAGCATAGTTACCAGAGCCTGACCGAAGAAGAAAGAAGGATATTATTTGAAGCAAGCAAGAAACTGAATTAA
- a CDS encoding glycogen/starch synthase, producing MPKPIGILFVASEADPFIKTSAIGDIAGNLPKILKSLGHDIRVMLPGYSSISNRRFQLHNLLRMKDIEVPIAATFEHAHVKSSYLCSDNHKVLVYFLSNDRYFDRDGLYFHPETKKYFPDNDERFIFFCRGVLETLKRLHWQPDIIHCNDWQAGLIPAYLKTIYKNDPYFKNVRTVFTVYNMSPHASFPKSSLDKSGLPFDHFRNNGNGQDSDRLNFMKMGLSFADVITTFGSRADKGIWKEPCDDVGKILHKRKSAIVSMKSENGSGHSHIAQTLIDIYRDLSKNNG from the coding sequence ATGCCAAAACCAATAGGGATACTTTTTGTAGCAAGCGAAGCCGATCCATTTATCAAGACAAGTGCCATCGGTGACATTGCAGGCAATTTACCAAAAATATTGAAATCGCTCGGCCATGATATCCGGGTTATGCTGCCGGGATACAGCTCAATCAGTAATCGGCGTTTTCAACTGCATAACCTCCTCCGCATGAAAGACATTGAAGTCCCGATCGCCGCCACGTTCGAGCATGCCCATGTAAAATCATCATACTTGTGCAGCGATAATCATAAAGTTCTTGTTTATTTTCTCTCGAACGATCGGTATTTTGACCGCGATGGATTGTATTTTCATCCTGAAACAAAAAAATATTTTCCCGACAATGATGAACGATTTATTTTTTTCTGCCGCGGTGTCTTGGAAACTTTGAAACGTCTCCATTGGCAACCCGACATTATTCATTGTAACGATTGGCAGGCAGGCTTGATTCCGGCTTATTTAAAGACTATCTATAAAAATGATCCTTATTTTAAAAATGTCCGGACAGTATTTACTGTTTACAACATGTCTCCCCACGCTTCGTTTCCAAAAAGCTCGTTAGATAAATCGGGGCTCCCATTTGATCACTTTCGGAATAACGGTAACGGTCAAGACTCGGATAGATTGAACTTCATGAAGATGGGTTTATCGTTTGCAGATGTAATCACGACATTCGGAAGCAGAGCCGATAAAGGTATTTGGAAAGAACCCTGCGACGATGTTGGAAAAATTTTGCATAAACGGAAGTCAGCCATCGTATCGATGAAGTCTGAAAATGGTTCAGGGCACTCGCATATCGCCCAAACACTCATCGATATTTATAGGGATCTATCAAAGAACAACGGATGA
- the tatC gene encoding twin-arginine translocase subunit TatC, with protein sequence MQWRNKNIGASDETENEMTFLDHLEELRWRIVKAVIGLLVTTAICGFFSDWIVNEAILRPSRLTNPPLVLINTIPYGQITFYMVVILMSGIVLSAPWILFQVWKFIQPGLMPKERKYIWGIVFFSSICFFAGVAFAYFIMMPYMLQFFATFGTSTIQNMISVSEYVSFVLQLILISGLIFELPMVSYFLSRLGILTPKFMRKYRRHAFVVILVVAAIVTPTTDPFTMGVFSLPMLLLYEISIGIAAIAKRKRDNAALA encoded by the coding sequence ATGCAATGGCGAAATAAAAATATCGGTGCTTCAGACGAAACGGAAAATGAAATGACTTTCCTCGACCATCTTGAAGAATTGAGATGGCGAATTGTCAAAGCAGTTATCGGGCTTCTGGTAACTACTGCAATTTGTGGTTTCTTTTCCGATTGGATTGTCAATGAGGCGATACTCCGTCCCAGCCGCCTCACAAATCCTCCGCTTGTGCTTATTAATACAATTCCGTACGGACAAATAACTTTTTACATGGTGGTTATTTTAATGTCGGGCATTGTTCTCAGCGCGCCATGGATTTTATTTCAGGTTTGGAAATTTATACAACCCGGACTTATGCCGAAGGAAAGAAAATATATTTGGGGAATCGTTTTCTTTTCGTCGATATGTTTCTTTGCAGGTGTTGCTTTCGCCTATTTTATCATGATGCCGTACATGCTTCAGTTCTTTGCCACGTTCGGTACATCAACTATTCAGAATATGATTTCGGTGAGTGAATATGTAAGTTTCGTCTTACAATTAATTTTAATCTCCGGTTTAATTTTCGAATTACCGATGGTTTCTTATTTTCTCTCACGGCTAGGAATTTTAACACCGAAATTCATGCGCAAGTACCGCCGCCATGCGTTTGTGGTTATATTGGTTGTCGCCGCGATAGTAACCCCAACAACCGATCCGTTTACGATGGGAGTTTTTTCACTGCCGATGTTGTTGCTATATGAAATAAGCATTGGGATAGCCGCAATCGCCAAACGAAAACGCGATAACGCAGCATTAGCATAA